The Melopsittacus undulatus isolate bMelUnd1 chromosome 17, bMelUnd1.mat.Z, whole genome shotgun sequence DNA window ctgcggAAGTGCATCCTGCAGATGAGCCAGCCTGTGGTCGAGGGCTCCCTGGGGAGCCCCCCCTTTGAGAAACCCAACATAGAGCAGGTGAGGCTGCTGTCAGCACTGGTCCCGTGGCCTGCAGCCATTGCACGGCCTGCTCCTGGTCTGGGTGCAGCACCCGGTGTCCTTCCATcaccccttcctcctccaggGCGTCCTGAACTTCGTGCAGTACAAGTTCAGCCACTTGCCGCCCAAGGAGCGGCAGACCATGTACGAGCTCTCCAAGATGTTCCTGCTCTGCCTCAACTACTGGAAGCTGGAGACTCCATCCCAGTTCCGGCAGCGCTCACAGAATGACGATGTGGCCACCTACAAGGTCAACTACACAAGGTGAAGGTGGGAGAGGGGCTgagcctcctcctccctcccctgcacGGGGCTGAGTGTTGTCACCTCACTCTCCTGGGTTGTTGCTCCATTCGGAGAGCAGGCATCCGGTGGGACACCACTTCCAGACCACACCATCCATGACCCCCCAAGCTCTGCTCTCCTCATCCCTGCGTTCAGCAGTGGTGTCCCGGGAGGGATGCAGGGCTCTGGGATGCTGGTCCCAGCCCCGATCCTGGAGCGTGTCCCTGTCTCCTAGGTGGCTGTGCTACTGCCACGTGCCGCAGAGCTGCGACAGCCTCCCCCGCTATGAGACCACTCACGTCTTCGGGCGCAGCCTCCTGAAATCCATCTTCACTGTCACCCGCCGGCAGCTGCTGGAGAAGTTCCGGGTGGAGAAGGACAAGCTGGTGCCGGAGAAGCGGACGCTGATCCTCACCCACTTCCCCAAGTAGgtgctggatgtggggctggctgCGGTGCTGTGGAGGGGTCTCCTCCTCGCACACCCAGcgcagctgctgtgctgctccctgccaggTTCCTGTccatgctggaggaggagaTCTATGGTGAGAACTCTCCCATCTGGGAGGCAGATTTCACCGTGCCGGCTGCCGAGGGCGCTCAGATGGTTTCTCGCCCAGGTATCGGGGAGCAGCCGCCCCAGCTCAGGGGCTGTAGGACACAGGGACGAGGGTGTGATGAGTCCTGGCACTCACGGGCATCGTTGGTCTCTTCCAGCCGCGGTCAGCACCGTGGCCGTGCCCACTGCTCCGCTCTTCAGCAAGAAGCtcagcaacagcagctctgctgcgAGCATGGATGCCAGCACCCCAGAGCCCCTGCCAGGTATGACCAGTGCAAGCAGGGGCCTCCCTTGGTCCCTCCTCGTGCTGGACATGCCCTCTGCTCCGCTCTGCAGGGGAGAAGCGGAAGCTGCCGGAGAGCCTGACGCTGGAAGATGCCAAACGCATCCGTGTCATGGGCGACATCCCCATGGAGCTGGTGAACGAGGTCATGCTGACCATCACGGaccctgctgccatgctggGCCCTGAggtacaggctgggggatgaCGAGGCAGCACCAGGCCCGTGGAGCTGCTCCCTGGGGTCAGGCTCTCCCTATGGAGAGGGCGGTGGAGGCAGTGACCCCCTCCGTGCCCCCCAGACCAGCCTGCTGTCGGCCAACGCGGCGCGGGACGAGACGGCGCGGCTGGAGGAGCGCCGCGGCATCATCGAGTTCCACGTCATCGGCAACTCGCTCTCGCAGAAGTCCAACAAGAAGATCCTGATGTGGCTGGTGGGGCTGCAGAATGTCTTCTCGCACCAGCTGCCCCGCATGCCCAAGGAGTACATCACTCGCCTCGTCTTTGACCCGTGTGTGgctgggggggggtgtgtggggctggtgttGGGGGTCCCCTCTCACCCTGGGCCGTGCTGCCCACAGGAAGCACAAGACCCTGGCGCTGATCAAGGATGGACGGGTGATCGGTGGGATCTGCTTCCGCATGTTCCCCACGCAGGGCTTCACGGAGATCGTCTTCTGTGCTGTCACATCCAATGAGCAAGTGAAGGTGAGAGTGGGGGGGATTTGATGGGCACTGCATGGGGGTCCCTGGCAGCCCTGTGGGGTTGTGGGTCCCAGGGTGGTCTCACTGTCACTGTTAGAGCCCAGGGGTGTTCCAGACCTCCCCAGCACTGGCCAGTTCCAAGTGGCAGGAATTGCTCTGGGACATCTTCCAGTGGCCTGTGTCCATGGCTGGGAGGGGGTTACGTGTGTCCCGTTTGATGGAGGGGGtccctctctcttccccagGGCTACGGGACCCACCTGATGAACCACCTGAAGGAGTACCACATCAAGCACAACATCCTCTACTTCCTCACCTACGCAGACGAGTATGCCATCGGCTACTTCAAGAAGCAGGTGAGCTCCCCCTGAGTTGGCTTCCCCTgatcctcctccctcctccccacccccctcaTTTGCCTGTTCTCTCCTAGGGCTTTTCCAAGGACATCAAGGTCCCCAAGAGCCGCTACCTGGGCTATATCAAGGACTATGAGGGAGCGACCCTGATGGAGTGCGAGCTGAACCCCCGCATCCCCTACACGGAGCTCTCGCACATCATCAAGAAGCAGAAGGAGGTACATCCTGCGGGAGGGGAGAGGTGCTGGCCCTCGGGATCCATCCCTTGAAcctcccctttccccctgcAGATCATCAAGAAGCTGATCGAGAGGAAGCAAGCGCAGATCCGCAAGGTCTACCCTGGTCTGACCTGCTTCAAGGAGGGTGTGCGGCAGATCCCCATTGAGAGCGTCCCCGGCATCCGTGAGTCCTGTAgggaagggctggggcaggagggctCCATCCTGCCCTACCTGCAGGGGTGGATGTGGTGATGCTGACACTTGTCTTCCAGGAGAAACAGGATGGAAACcactggggaaggagaaggggtgaGTGCTGGGCTGCTCCTCACTCCTGCGCtgggatggggagctgggagtGCTGGGATGGAACGAGGCTGCCCACCCTGGGCACTGCTTTTGTCCTGCAGGAAAGAGCTGAAGGATCCGGACCAGCTCTACAACACCCTGAAGAACCTCCTGGCCCAGATCAAGGTGCGGGCAGGAGCAGACCCTGTGCTCCAGAGCCAGGCTGCCCTGGGCTGTGCCCTCAGGAGCAGATGGGGTGAATGGGCATGCAGGGAGCAGGACCCCcgtgtgctggagcaggcaggggctgcctgCACTCTTATGCTGTACCTTTCCTTCTGCCCTATCTCCAGACCCACCCCAGTGCATGGCCCTTCATGGAGCCGGTGAAGAAGTCGGAGGCGCCAGACTACTACGAGATCATCCGCTTCCCTATCGGTAGGGGGTTGTGCCCAGACCCGGGCgggatgggggagggagggCTGGACCCCCTGTGCTGTGTGCCCCATGCTGGAGCATCATCACTGGGGCAACGGGAGGCCCAGGACAGTGCAGAACAGAGGGGGGCGAGTCAGGACTCTGGGTTGGTGTCCGGCTCCATGGCTGGAGGCCGCAGGGCCTGGGGGACCTGACCCTTCCCCACTGCCAGACCTGAAGACCATGACCGAGCGCCTGAAGAACCGCTACTACGTCACGAAGAAGCTGTTCATTGCTGACCTACAGCGCATCATCACCAACTGCCGCGAGTACAACCCACCCGACAGCGACTACTGCAAGTGTGCCAACACCCTCGAGAAGTTCTTCTACTTCAAGCTCAAGGAAGGGGGGCTCATTGACAAGTAGGGGAGCTGGCCATGACCCCCCCAGGCCACCGGCTCCCCAGGGGAGGGACAGGGCTGCCTGTGGGgacccagccctgtgctgcaggcagggcctGCTGGAGGTTCTGGTGCTGTGAGTGGTCTTCCCTTAGGCATCAGGGGCTTGTGTCCCCATCTGCTGCCTCTCCAAGGCTCTGGCCCTGGGGCTTCCCTACTCCCCAGGGTCGTGCCTTTCACTGCCCTGGTTCTCCTCCACAGGGCAGGGGCACACAAGTGCTTTGGGGTTCTGTTCCTGGCCACGCACAGGCAGCCCCTGCCCGTCCTGTTGAATGTATGGTGGGGCTCAGCCCTGCCCGCCTtggcctgcaggcagagatgctgctcGTGGTCCAGGCTCGTGCTGGGAGGGGATGCTCTGTCCTTAcatccccagctcctgctgcctctggctctttccctgcctctgctccgGACgggagctcagctgcagcatctgcagccccctccctgcctgcacagccctccctgtctgcttctgctgcccatTGGGGTGTTGGGTTCTGGCAGCCTGGGTctgctgtgtccccccccccatgggggtCAGTGcctgctcccatcccctcctgctgccccctctttgggtgctgggctggggcacCCCGGACCCCAGCAGCGAGTTCTTGTCCGTCcatcgccccccccccccccccccccccccgctcgcTCCCTTGCTGCCTTGTCCTTGCGTTGTCATCACTGGCTGGGTGCCGGTGCTGCTCCGGCCCCCCCCGTCCGTTCcttgcccccctccccccccccgttccACGTgacttttggtttgttttggttttttaaataaacGTCCTTGTGCAGGCCCAGAGCAGCGgctgaaggggggggggggggggggggggggagcccgACGGGGCGGGCCCAGGATGGGGGTGGCCGGGGCGCGGCTGCAGGGGGGGAGCCCGACGGGGCGGGCCCAGGATGGGGGTGTCCGGGGCGCGGCTGCAGGGGGGGAACCCGACGGGGCGGGCCCAGGATGGGGGTGTCCGGGGCGCGGCTGCGGGAGCTCTGCTCCCTTTCGGTTTCGGTTCCGGTGCCGGTAGCGGCCCCATGGAGCTGCGCGGGTACCAGCGGGCGGCGGTGGCTCCGGCCCTCGACGGCCGCAATTGCATCGTGTGGCTGCCCACGGGCGCCGGCAAGACCCGCGCTGCCGTCCACGTGTGCCGGCAGCACCTGGAGAGCCGACGGGGCGGGAGGGTGGCGGTGCTGGTCAACAAGGtacccccccccggaccccctGCCCTGCCCGTGCCACAGCAGTGCCCACGGCCGGGGCTGAGCCGGGTGCTGTGGGCGCAGGTGCACTTGGTGGAGCAGCACGCCCAGAAGGAGTTCCAGGTGCTGCAGGACGCGTTCAGGGTGGCTGCCGTCAGTGGGGACAGCAGGTACAAGATGTGCTTCGCCAGCGTGGTGAGGCAGAGCCATGTGGTCATCTGCACGGCACAGATCCTGCAGAACGCACTGCTCAGCACCGAGGAGGATGCGCGCCTGGAGCTGACGGGTGGGCGCTGGACCCTGCACCCCCCTGCGACCACCCTGGCTCAGCCTCCACCACTGCCCGGGGGCTCCTGCTCCGCTCATCCCAACCCCTGCCCTTGCTGGTGCAGATTTCTCGTTGTTGGTTATTGATGAGTGCCACCACACGCACAAGGAAGCCGTCTACAACAGAATCATGGTGAATTACCTCCAGCGCAAGCTCGACGGGCAGCAGGACCTGCCGCAGGTCCTGGGTTTGACAGCATCTCCCGGCACTGGGGGGGCAACCTCCTTTGAGGGGGCTGTGCAGCACATCCTGCAGGTAGGTCCTGTGTCAGGATGGTGTCCTTGGGTGTTCCTTGGGGTGGGTGTTGATAACCTGGTGTGCAGGCCCTGGGGAGGGCATCCCCAAacccatggggctgctgcatcGCCCGGGGCTCTGGGCTCGGCTGGAAGCAGGGTCTCACTCCCTCAGCTCTGCGCCAACCTGGACACAGAGACGATCACATCGGCGCAGGAGGAGGGGCAGGAAGTGCAGAGCCATGTCCCACAGCCCAGGAAGCAGTACgacctgtgccagcacagagCGCAGGTGAGgggtgctgagcaccagcaCCGTGTCCCACCATCCAGTTAGCTCAGGCCGGGGTGAGGAACGGGCTGATGCAGAGCTTTGGTGCAGGGGTGCCCTGCAATCAGCTCCTAACCCCAGGCTGTGCCCCGAGGCCATCCAGAGGAGCATCCTTCTGAGTACCTCAGGTCCTGAGCCCCTCTCTGCTCTCAGGACCCCTTTGGCGAGCGGCTGAAGGAGATGATGGAGCAGATCCAGCGGCACATGGAGATTCCCAGCCTGCCGCAGGACTTTGGCACACAGGTTTACGAGCAGCGCATCGTGGAGCTGGAGAACAGAGGTGAGGGGGTGCGggtgagctggagcagggccgGTGGCACAGGGCCGGCTGTGACCGCGGTGCCCGGTGCTCCCCAGCGGCAGAGTCCCTTTGCCGTCGGACGCGGGTGTGCGCGCTGCATCTGCGCAAGTACAACGATGCTCTGCTGATCAACGACACCGTGCGCACAGTTGACGCCTTCCAGTGCCTCCAGCAGTTCTATGACACCCGGAAGGACACGAAGGACCCCACTGAGCAGTTCCTCAGCGCCACGTTTGAGGGTGATGGAGGGGTTTGGCGGGGGGGCTGATGCTGCATTTGGGATTGGGGAGCCCCCCTGACACCTTGCTTGTAttggtactggaatgggttgcccagggaggttgtgaatgctccatccctgcagtgctcaaggccaggttgtatgaagccttgggtgccatggtttagtgtgaggtgtccctgcccacggcaggggggttgggactggatgagtttaagctcctttccaacccaaaccattccatgattctatgaacagaGAACAGGGCGACCCTGCAGGCGCTTGCTGGGGACCGGCGCTACCAGAACCCCAGGCTGGACAAGCTGGAGGCGATCCTGCGGGAGCACTTCCAGCCCCCAGGTGCTTCTCGCGGCATCGTGTTCACCACGACCCGTCAGAGCGCGCACAGCCTGCTCAGCTGGCTGCAGGACACGGCCACGCTCTGTGGGCCGCACATCCGCGCTGCCGTCCTCACCGGCACCGGCTCCAGCAACCAGACCAGGCCCATGACACAGGTGAGCACAGGGGGGAAGGATGGGACCGACCCCTCTGCACGCTGcgggtgctgctggggctcagaGCCCTGTGCAGCTGCTGAAGCATCACCATGGTCTCCATCCAGAACGAGCAGCAGGATGTGATCGAGCTGTTCCGCAGCGGAGCCCTCAACCTGCTCTTCTCCACCAGCGTGGCCGAGGAGGGCCTGGACATCCCCGAGTGCAACATCGTGGTCCGCTATGGGCTGATGACCAACGAGATCGCCATGATGCAGGTACCCGCATGGGCTCCCTCCGGATGCTCTGCATGGCCCCGGGGGAGGATATAGGGATTAAGGGGAGGTCAAGCCATGTCCCCCCCTGCATCTTGCCCTTCTACTGCAGGCTCGGGGCCGTGCTCGTGCTGAGAACAGCGTCTACTTTGTCCTTGCCAAAGCCAACAGCAGAGAGGTCTCCCGTGAGCTGCTCAACGAGGAGCTCGAGGAGCTGATGGAGAGGGCGATCAGAGCAGTGCAAGCCATGCCGGAGCAGGAATACCGCCTCAAGGTGCCTGCTGGGCACTGCCCTGAGCACCAGGAGggacaggcagctcctgccGGTGTCTGCTGCTTGGGCACAGCTCCCTGCACCCTGGTTTTGGtgtcctgctcttcccttgggATATGTGGTAGGGAGATGTGCATGGAGCAGCGCCCTGCTCCTTGTGCTCTCCAGGACACCGCGTCTGCCTGCAGGTATATCCCTTGCTGCCTGTGCCCATAGCCCAGCACTGACCCTCCCCTGTCCTCTGCAGatcagggagctgcagcaggctgcCGTTGCCAGCTGGCTGATGAAGGAGGCCAGGATCAgcgagcagcagcagcagcacgaCCCGGACACCGTTCACCTTTACTGCATCAACTGTGGTGTGGCCGTGTGCCGCGGCAGCGACATCCGCA harbors:
- the KAT2A gene encoding histone acetyltransferase KAT2A; translation: MAEPEAAQPGRPPPGPGPAAGTGAAGSGAGSSDPARPGLSQQQRASQRKAQVRGFPRAKKLEKLGVFSACKANDACKCNGWKNPNPPTAPRMDLQQPVTNLSEPCRSCSHALADHVSHLENVSEEEINRLLGMVVDVENLFMSVHKEEDTDTKQVYFYLFKLLRKCILQMSQPVVEGSLGSPPFEKPNIEQGVLNFVQYKFSHLPPKERQTMYELSKMFLLCLNYWKLETPSQFRQRSQNDDVATYKVNYTRWLCYCHVPQSCDSLPRYETTHVFGRSLLKSIFTVTRRQLLEKFRVEKDKLVPEKRTLILTHFPKFLSMLEEEIYGENSPIWEADFTVPAAEGAQMVSRPAAVSTVAVPTAPLFSKKLSNSSSAASMDASTPEPLPGEKRKLPESLTLEDAKRIRVMGDIPMELVNEVMLTITDPAAMLGPETSLLSANAARDETARLEERRGIIEFHVIGNSLSQKSNKKILMWLVGLQNVFSHQLPRMPKEYITRLVFDPKHKTLALIKDGRVIGGICFRMFPTQGFTEIVFCAVTSNEQVKGYGTHLMNHLKEYHIKHNILYFLTYADEYAIGYFKKQGFSKDIKVPKSRYLGYIKDYEGATLMECELNPRIPYTELSHIIKKQKEIIKKLIERKQAQIRKVYPGLTCFKEGVRQIPIESVPGIRETGWKPLGKEKGKELKDPDQLYNTLKNLLAQIKTHPSAWPFMEPVKKSEAPDYYEIIRFPIDLKTMTERLKNRYYVTKKLFIADLQRIITNCREYNPPDSDYCKCANTLEKFFYFKLKEGGLIDK
- the DHX58 gene encoding ATP-dependent RNA helicase DHX58, translating into MELRGYQRAAVAPALDGRNCIVWLPTGAGKTRAAVHVCRQHLESRRGGRVAVLVNKVHLVEQHAQKEFQVLQDAFRVAAVSGDSRYKMCFASVVRQSHVVICTAQILQNALLSTEEDARLELTDFSLLVIDECHHTHKEAVYNRIMVNYLQRKLDGQQDLPQVLGLTASPGTGGATSFEGAVQHILQLCANLDTETITSAQEEGQEVQSHVPQPRKQYDLCQHRAQDPFGERLKEMMEQIQRHMEIPSLPQDFGTQVYEQRIVELENRAAESLCRRTRVCALHLRKYNDALLINDTVRTVDAFQCLQQFYDTRKDTKDPTEQFLSATFEENRATLQALAGDRRYQNPRLDKLEAILREHFQPPGASRGIVFTTTRQSAHSLLSWLQDTATLCGPHIRAAVLTGTGSSNQTRPMTQNEQQDVIELFRSGALNLLFSTSVAEEGLDIPECNIVVRYGLMTNEIAMMQARGRARAENSVYFVLAKANSREVSRELLNEELEELMERAIRAVQAMPEQEYRLKIRELQQAAVASWLMKEARISEQQQQHDPDTVHLYCINCGVAVCRGSDIRTVEGMHHVNVNPSFGLHYRVSSGKLQFPRTFKDWEPGCRIACGGCSQDWGMQMLYRQVKLPILSIKNFVVENPAEKRRYKKWSAVTFPIKEFDYVEYYSNTYGESF